A genomic segment from Aulosira sp. FACHB-615 encodes:
- a CDS encoding non-ribosomal peptide synthetase: MKPNNIEDIYELSPMQQGMLFHKLAAPDSVVYFEQNYFTLQTPINIPVFQKAWQRVVDRHPILRTAFYWENLDKPYQVVYKQVDLPWEFQDWQHLSLEAQQKQFADFLIADGDRGFELGQAPLIRLTLIQMAKDNYQFVFSFHHILMEGWSVSWLWKEFYEFYYAFCQGQDLYLERPHPYKEYITWLQQQDHKKAESFWRQKLQGFTVPTPILIGKNAANFADQATDYHRQELQLSATMATDLKAFARKYQLTLNIIIKGAWALLLSRYSQESDVVFGSTSSGRPTALADAESMIGLFINTLPLRVEVDHNAVLTSWLKQLQTEEVQMREYEYSPLSKIQQWSQISPGLPLFDSILVFDNELVDYNQASILEDIGVIDSKSLFDWTNYPLTVKVVPNSESLNLYISYNNLQFESSSMSRILEHLKTLLAGFIANPEAKLRELPMLTTQENQQILQVWNNTATNYALDKCIHELFEQQVAKTPNAVAVEFANQQLTYQQLNTKANQLADYLRSLGVKPEVLVGICVERSLDMIIGLLAILKAGGAYIPLDPNYPSERIAFILEDTQAPVLLTQTALLAVMPPHQAKVICLDTDWHHISQHSADNLVTEVTTENLAYVIYTSGSTGKPKGVQIPHLALSNFLYSMQQAPGLTAEDTLLAVTTYSFDIAALELFLPIIVGARLVIASQEIISDGVQLAAKIAECQATVMQATPATWQLLLAAGWSGNHQLKILCGGEALPEQLANQLLERCRCLWNMYGPTETTIWSAACQVKTVDHTVPISSPIANTQLYILDKNHQLMPVGVAGELCIGGLGLARGYFQRPDLTAEKFIPNPFSETAARLYKTGDLARYLPNGDIEYLGRIDHQVKIRGFRIELGEIAAVISQHPAVRETVVTVHGSATDTQRIVAYIVPRTGQTFTPAELRDLLAAKLPNYMMPAAFVTLEALPLTPNGKVDRKALKPPEFTPGSASSLTPATPIENLLAGIWAEILGIDKVGIDQNFFELGGHSLIATRVISQIRQVFQIELPLRYLFEKPTIAGLAKEIEKAIQADFTIATTKIEKIARSPQLPLSFAQQRLWFLSQLEPSSPFYNIPAAVRLQGQLNVAALAQSFSEIVTRHEALRTNFVTTAGQVVAAIAPEKPLSLSTIDLSDLETSQQAAKIQHLADLEAQQPFDISRDHLLRVKLLRLSEQEHIVLVTMHHIVSDAWSIGILVQELAALYPAFCDGQPSPLPALPIQYVDFAAWQRQWLQGQVLETQISYWRKQLANAPTVLELPTDYPRPAIQTFQGATYSFELSTELSTALQKFSQQQGSTLFMTLLASFQILLWRYTGQKDIVVGSPIANRNRAEIEGLIGFFVNTLVLRTNLEGNPSFVELLKQVREMALGAYAHQDVPFELLVEQLQPQRDLSHTPLFQVMFVLQNAPMSALKLPGLTLTPEDSSSDSAKFDLTLYVTETDAGLVASLEYNTDLFKESTICRMASHLQTLLTGIVANPQQRLSELPLLNKSEQHQLLREWNDTAVAYPQHLCIHQLFEQQVNKTPNAVAVEFANQQLTYQQLNTKANQLAHYLRSLGVKPEVLVGICVERSLDMIIGLLAILKAGGAYIPLDPNYPSERIAYILEDTQAPVLLTQASLLAAMPPHQAKVICLDTDWHHISQHNQENLVTEVTTENLAYIIYTSGSTGKPKGVMIQHASTVAMLDWSDKTFSREARAGVLASTSICFDLSVFEMFVPLSCGGKVILIENALYISNLPATCGVTLINTVPSVIAQLLQTDHIPASVQTVNIAGEPLQNQLVQKLYQQAHIQQVFNLYGPSEDTTYSTFALIQKGANSTPPIGRPIHNTQTYLLDENLQPVPIGVPGMLYLGGAGLARGYLNKLELTAERFIPHPYTHVPGERLYKTGDLARYLPNGEIEYIGRIDNQVKIRGFRIELGEIEALTIQHPGVEAAVVRVVDAQQIIAYVVLNSEQPPTIAELRGFLEAKLPNYMIPAAFVTLAALPLTPNGKVDRKALPAPDTAHPELTAVYQPPQTELEKTIADVWQAVLNIERVGIHDNFFELGGHSLLLIQVHSQLQKILQKDFLLVEMFQYPTVSRLARYFSQESTVATSTIPNSHRAEQRTASTQRRKQARKEYRAATNQTGE; encoded by the coding sequence ATGAAACCCAACAATATTGAAGATATTTACGAACTTTCTCCGATGCAACAGGGGATGCTGTTTCACAAGTTGGCTGCACCTGATTCGGTGGTGTATTTTGAGCAGAATTATTTTACTTTGCAAACGCCAATTAATATACCAGTTTTCCAAAAAGCTTGGCAGCGAGTTGTAGACCGTCACCCAATTTTACGCACAGCGTTTTATTGGGAGAATCTGGATAAACCATATCAAGTGGTATATAAGCAAGTAGATTTACCTTGGGAATTTCAAGATTGGCAACATTTATCATTAGAAGCACAACAAAAGCAGTTTGCAGATTTTTTAATAGCCGATGGCGATCGCGGTTTTGAATTAGGGCAAGCCCCTTTAATTCGCCTGACATTAATTCAGATGGCTAAAGACAATTATCAATTTGTGTTTAGCTTTCATCACATCTTAATGGAGGGCTGGTCTGTAAGCTGGCTTTGGAAGGAATTTTATGAGTTTTATTATGCCTTTTGTCAAGGGCAAGATTTATATTTAGAACGCCCCCACCCCTACAAAGAATATATTACTTGGTTACAACAACAAGACCATAAGAAAGCCGAATCTTTTTGGCGGCAGAAACTCCAAGGATTTACAGTCCCAACACCAATTCTGATTGGGAAAAATGCAGCTAATTTTGCTGACCAAGCCACAGATTATCACAGACAAGAATTACAGTTGTCAGCAACTATGGCAACTGACCTCAAAGCTTTTGCCCGCAAGTATCAACTAACTTTAAATATCATCATTAAAGGTGCTTGGGCTTTACTTTTGAGCCGTTATAGTCAAGAGTCAGATGTGGTTTTTGGCTCAACATCTTCAGGTAGACCAACGGCGTTAGCTGATGCGGAATCGATGATTGGGCTGTTTATCAACACACTCCCACTACGAGTAGAAGTAGACCATAATGCTGTCCTCACTTCTTGGCTGAAACAACTGCAAACTGAAGAAGTGCAGATGCGGGAGTATGAATACAGCCCATTATCCAAAATTCAACAATGGAGTCAGATTTCACCTGGTCTACCACTATTTGATAGTATTTTAGTTTTTGATAATGAATTAGTAGATTACAATCAAGCATCGATTCTTGAAGATATCGGAGTCATCGATTCTAAATCATTATTTGACTGGACAAACTACCCCCTAACTGTGAAGGTAGTACCAAATTCAGAATCATTAAATTTATATATTTCCTATAATAATCTTCAATTTGAAAGCTCTAGTATGAGCCGCATATTAGAGCATTTAAAAACTTTATTAGCGGGTTTTATTGCCAATCCCGAAGCAAAATTGCGGGAACTACCAATGCTGACCACACAAGAAAATCAGCAAATCCTCCAAGTATGGAATAATACCGCAACTAATTATGCTCTAGATAAATGTATCCATGAATTATTTGAACAACAGGTAGCAAAAACACCAAATGCAGTCGCCGTAGAATTTGCAAATCAGCAATTAACTTATCAACAATTAAACACCAAAGCCAACCAATTAGCTGATTATTTGCGATCGCTAGGAGTAAAACCAGAGGTATTGGTGGGGATTTGTGTAGAGCGTTCTTTAGATATGATTATTGGACTACTCGCCATCCTGAAAGCGGGTGGCGCATATATCCCCCTCGACCCCAACTATCCTAGTGAACGTATCGCCTTTATCCTGGAAGACACACAAGCCCCAGTCTTACTCACCCAAACTGCACTTCTGGCAGTCATGCCCCCACACCAAGCCAAGGTAATCTGTTTAGATACTGACTGGCATCACATCAGCCAACACAGCGCCGACAATCTGGTAACGGAAGTCACGACTGAGAACCTCGCTTATGTGATTTATACCTCTGGTTCCACGGGTAAACCCAAAGGTGTACAAATTCCCCATCTTGCCTTAAGTAACTTTTTGTACTCTATGCAGCAAGCCCCCGGCTTAACTGCTGAAGATACATTACTGGCAGTTACCACCTACTCTTTTGATATTGCCGCCTTAGAATTATTTTTACCTATAATTGTCGGCGCAAGGTTGGTAATTGCCAGTCAAGAAATTATCTCCGATGGTGTGCAGTTGGCGGCAAAAATCGCTGAGTGTCAAGCTACAGTTATGCAAGCCACACCAGCCACATGGCAATTACTGTTAGCCGCAGGTTGGAGTGGTAATCATCAATTAAAAATTCTCTGTGGTGGCGAAGCTTTACCAGAACAATTAGCCAATCAGTTGCTAGAGAGGTGTCGGTGTTTATGGAATATGTACGGCCCCACAGAAACCACAATTTGGTCAGCCGCTTGTCAGGTAAAAACCGTTGATCACACCGTACCCATTAGTTCTCCCATTGCCAACACCCAGCTTTATATCCTCGACAAAAATCACCAACTAATGCCTGTGGGTGTAGCTGGGGAGTTGTGCATTGGTGGCTTGGGACTGGCGAGGGGTTATTTCCAGCGTCCAGATTTAACAGCCGAAAAATTTATCCCCAATCCTTTTAGCGAAACAGCCGCACGTCTGTATAAAACCGGAGACTTGGCGCGATACTTACCTAACGGAGACATTGAATACCTGGGACGCATTGATCATCAAGTCAAAATCAGGGGTTTCCGCATTGAATTGGGAGAAATTGCTGCTGTCATCAGCCAACACCCAGCCGTCAGAGAAACTGTGGTGACGGTTCATGGTTCCGCCACCGATACTCAACGAATCGTTGCTTATATAGTTCCGCGCACAGGGCAAACTTTTACACCTGCGGAACTGCGGGATTTGTTAGCAGCTAAGTTGCCTAACTACATGATGCCAGCAGCTTTTGTGACTTTGGAAGCACTACCATTAACACCCAATGGTAAAGTTGACCGCAAAGCACTCAAACCACCGGAATTTACACCAGGATCAGCGTCCAGTCTGACTCCAGCCACACCCATAGAAAATTTATTAGCCGGGATTTGGGCGGAAATATTGGGTATAGATAAAGTCGGGATTGATCAGAATTTCTTTGAATTAGGTGGACATTCTTTAATCGCCACCCGTGTGATTTCCCAAATTCGCCAAGTTTTTCAAATCGAGTTACCTTTACGTTATTTATTTGAAAAACCCACCATCGCCGGGTTAGCTAAAGAAATTGAAAAAGCAATTCAGGCAGATTTCACAATTGCCACGACTAAGATTGAAAAGATAGCGCGATCGCCACAATTACCTTTATCATTTGCCCAACAAAGGCTGTGGTTTTTATCCCAACTAGAACCAAGTAGCCCATTCTACAATATCCCAGCAGCAGTGCGGCTACAAGGACAGTTAAATGTCGCCGCCTTAGCCCAAAGTTTCAGCGAAATTGTCACCCGTCATGAAGCACTGCGAACCAATTTTGTCACCACCGCCGGACAAGTTGTAGCTGCGATCGCACCAGAAAAGCCCCTCAGCTTATCCACCATCGATCTCAGCGACCTGGAAACAAGTCAACAAGCAGCCAAAATCCAACACCTCGCTGACTTAGAAGCACAACAACCCTTTGACATCAGCCGCGACCATCTCCTCAGAGTCAAACTCTTACGTCTGAGTGAACAAGAACATATTGTTTTAGTGACAATGCACCATATTGTCTCTGACGCTTGGTCAATTGGCATATTGGTACAAGAATTAGCCGCCCTTTATCCAGCTTTTTGTGATGGACAACCCTCACCATTACCTGCCCTACCAATACAATATGTAGATTTTGCCGCGTGGCAAAGACAATGGTTACAAGGACAAGTCCTGGAAACCCAAATATCTTATTGGCGCAAGCAATTAGCAAACGCCCCCACAGTTTTAGAATTACCCACCGATTATCCCAGACCAGCAATCCAGACCTTTCAGGGTGCAACCTACTCATTTGAATTATCAACAGAACTATCAACAGCCCTTCAGAAATTCAGCCAGCAGCAGGGCAGTACTTTATTTATGACCTTGTTGGCAAGTTTCCAAATCTTGCTATGGCGTTACACCGGGCAGAAAGATATTGTGGTTGGTTCGCCCATCGCTAACCGCAACCGAGCCGAAATAGAAGGGTTAATTGGCTTTTTTGTCAATACTCTAGTCCTGCGAACTAACTTAGAGGGAAATCCCAGCTTTGTGGAACTGCTCAAACAAGTGCGAGAAATGGCATTAGGCGCTTACGCACATCAGGATGTACCGTTTGAGTTGTTGGTTGAGCAATTGCAACCCCAGCGCGATTTAAGCCATACGCCACTGTTTCAGGTGATGTTTGTCTTGCAAAATGCGCCGATGTCTGCATTAAAATTGCCGGGTTTGACTTTAACGCCGGAAGACAGCAGCAGTGATAGTGCCAAGTTTGATTTAACTCTTTATGTCACAGAAACCGATGCAGGGTTAGTTGCGAGTTTAGAGTACAACACTGATTTATTTAAAGAAAGTACGATTTGCCGAATGGCAAGTCATTTGCAAACGTTGTTGACAGGAATTGTGGCAAATCCACAGCAGCGTTTGTCAGAGTTACCATTGTTGAATAAATCTGAGCAGCATCAATTACTGCGGGAGTGGAATGATACCGCCGTTGCCTATCCACAACATCTATGTATTCATCAATTATTTGAACAACAGGTAAATAAAACACCAAATGCAGTAGCCGTAGAATTTGCAAATCAGCAATTAACTTACCAACAATTAAACACCAAAGCCAACCAATTAGCCCATTATTTGCGATCGCTGGGAGTTAAACCAGAGGTGTTGGTGGGAATTTGTGTAGAGCGTTCTTTAGATATGATCATTGGACTACTCGCCATCCTGAAAGCGGGTGGTGCATATATCCCCCTCGACCCCAACTATCCTAGTGAACGCATCGCCTATATCCTAGAAGACACACAAGCACCAGTCTTACTCACTCAAGCATCACTCTTGGCAGCAATGCCCCCACACCAAGCCAAGGTAATCTGTTTAGATACTGATTGGCATCACATCAGCCAACACAACCAGGAAAATCTAGTCACGGAAGTCACAACCGAGAACCTCGCCTACATTATCTATACCTCTGGTTCCACAGGCAAACCCAAAGGTGTAATGATTCAACACGCCAGCACCGTGGCCATGTTAGATTGGTCAGACAAAACCTTTAGCCGAGAAGCAAGGGCGGGAGTTTTAGCATCCACCTCTATTTGTTTTGACTTGTCGGTATTCGAGATGTTTGTGCCTTTGTCTTGTGGTGGCAAGGTGATTTTAATCGAGAATGCACTATATATCAGCAATCTCCCTGCAACCTGTGGTGTCACTTTAATTAATACTGTCCCCAGTGTCATTGCACAGTTACTCCAAACAGATCATATTCCCGCTTCTGTGCAAACTGTGAATATTGCGGGAGAACCACTGCAAAATCAACTCGTGCAGAAACTTTACCAGCAAGCTCACATACAACAGGTATTTAACTTGTATGGCCCTTCGGAAGATACCACTTATTCTACGTTTGCCTTAATACAGAAGGGTGCGAACAGTACACCACCAATTGGTAGACCAATTCACAACACCCAAACTTATCTGTTAGATGAAAATTTACAACCAGTACCTATCGGTGTACCAGGAATGTTGTACCTGGGTGGGGCTGGTTTAGCCCGTGGTTATCTCAATAAATTAGAACTCACGGCGGAGAGATTTATTCCTCATCCCTACACTCATGTCCCAGGAGAACGATTATATAAAACAGGGGATTTAGCCCGCTATTTGCCGAATGGAGAAATTGAATACATTGGGCGCATTGACAACCAAGTCAAGATTCGTGGTTTCCGCATTGAATTGGGCGAAATTGAAGCATTAACAATTCAGCATCCAGGCGTAGAAGCTGCTGTTGTTAGGGTTGTAGATGCTCAACAAATCATCGCCTACGTAGTTTTGAACTCAGAACAACCGCCCACCATTGCGGAGTTACGCGGCTTTTTAGAAGCAAAGTTACCAAACTACATGATTCCCGCAGCTTTTGTAACTTTGGCAGCACTACCATTAACACCGAATGGTAAAGTTGACCGCAAAGCACTACCCGCACCAGACACAGCCCATCCAGAATTAACAGCCGTTTATCAACCACCCCAAACTGAGTTAGAAAAAACCATTGCGGATGTTTGGCAAGCAGTATTGAATATTGAGCGTGTAGGTATTCATGACAATTTCTTTGAACTGGGTGGTCATTCGCTGCTGTTAATTCAAGTTCATAGTCAATTACAAAAAATACTCCAGAAAGATTTTCTGTTGGTGGAAATGTTTCAATATCCAACTGTGAGTCGTTTGGCTAGATATTTTAGTCAGGAATCTACAGTTGCTACATCTACTATCCCAAATTCCCATCGTGCGGAACAGCGAACTGCTTCGACTCAGCGTCGTAAACAAGCCAGAAAAGAATATCGTGCTGCTACTAATCAAACAGGGGAGTGA